One window of the Burkholderia ubonensis subsp. mesacidophila genome contains the following:
- a CDS encoding 2-hydroxycarboxylate transporter family protein: MQTSTPTPIHAEPIAEPRSATSTRFWPEGWWKLMEVRIGIIPLPVYFILLALIVGFSVTGKVPGEISMAIAVLAFFGFTCAELGKRLPLLRNIGAAAIFATFVPSALTYYHVLPKPVLNLTTEFTKSTNFLYLFIASIIVGSILSMDRRVLIQGFLKIFIPLAAGSVAAAIVGTAVGTALGLGARHTLLYIVVPIMAGGVGEGAIPLSIGYSEILHLPQGEMFAAVLPPVMLGSLTAIILSGALDMLGKRLPHLTGNGRLQVGETGDMTPENEEIRGHVDVTHIAGAGITAITLYLVGLMAHKLFGLPAPVAMLFLAVLVKLARAVSPPLQEGAFVVYKFFSTAVTYPLLFAIGVAMTPWDKLTAAFTLVNVITIVATVATLMGTGFVVGRLMKMYPIDTAIVNACHSGQGGTGDVAILTAANRMQLMPFAQIATRIGGAIVVTVTLILLAHLG; this comes from the coding sequence TTGCAGACCTCTACGCCCACCCCGATCCACGCGGAGCCGATCGCCGAGCCCCGTTCCGCCACCAGCACCCGTTTCTGGCCGGAAGGCTGGTGGAAGCTGATGGAAGTCCGCATCGGCATCATCCCGCTGCCGGTCTACTTCATCCTGCTCGCGCTGATCGTCGGCTTCTCGGTCACCGGCAAGGTGCCCGGCGAGATCTCGATGGCGATCGCCGTGCTCGCGTTCTTCGGCTTCACCTGCGCCGAGCTCGGCAAGCGCCTGCCGCTCCTGCGCAACATCGGCGCGGCGGCGATCTTCGCGACCTTCGTGCCGTCCGCGCTGACCTACTATCACGTGCTGCCGAAGCCCGTGCTCAACCTCACGACCGAGTTCACGAAGTCGACCAACTTCCTGTACCTGTTCATCGCGTCGATCATCGTCGGCAGCATCCTGAGCATGGACCGGCGCGTGCTGATCCAGGGCTTCCTGAAGATCTTCATCCCGCTCGCGGCCGGCTCGGTCGCCGCGGCGATCGTCGGCACGGCCGTCGGCACCGCGCTCGGCCTCGGTGCGCGGCACACGCTGCTGTACATCGTCGTGCCGATCATGGCGGGCGGCGTCGGCGAAGGCGCGATTCCGCTGTCGATCGGCTATTCGGAAATCCTGCACCTGCCGCAAGGCGAGATGTTCGCGGCCGTGCTGCCGCCGGTGATGCTCGGCAGCCTGACCGCGATCATCCTGTCGGGCGCGCTCGACATGCTCGGCAAGCGCCTGCCGCACCTGACCGGCAACGGCCGCCTGCAGGTCGGCGAGACCGGCGACATGACGCCGGAAAACGAAGAAATCCGCGGCCACGTCGACGTTACGCACATCGCGGGCGCCGGCATCACGGCCATCACGCTGTACCTCGTCGGCCTGATGGCGCACAAGCTGTTCGGCCTGCCCGCGCCGGTCGCGATGCTGTTCCTCGCGGTGCTCGTGAAGCTCGCGCGCGCGGTGTCGCCGCCGCTGCAGGAAGGCGCGTTCGTCGTCTACAAGTTCTTCTCGACCGCCGTCACCTATCCGCTGCTGTTCGCGATCGGCGTCGCGATGACGCCGTGGGACAAGCTGACCGCCGCGTTCACGCTGGTCAACGTGATCACGATCGTCGCGACCGTCGCGACGCTGATGGGCACGGGCTTCGTGGTCGGCCGCCTGATGAAGATGTACCCTATCGACACGGCCATCGTGAACGCGTGCCACAGCGGGCAAGGCGGCACCGGCGACGTCGCGATCCTGACCGCCGCGAACCGGATGCAGCTGATGCCGTTCGCGCAGATCGCGACGCGCATCGGCGGCGCGATCGTCGTCACGGTGACGCTGATCCTGCTGGCGCATCTCGGATGA